A region of Nitrospinota bacterium DNA encodes the following proteins:
- a CDS encoding transport-associated protein — MKLFKKAILMVAISIFVMGISGCKEKGTAEKAGEKIDDSMQKAGDAAKDLVGK; from the coding sequence ATGAAACTATTTAAGAAAGCAATTTTGATGGTGGCCATCTCGATTTTTGTGATGGGAATTTCCGGCTGCAAGGAAAAAGGCACTGCAGAGAAAGCGGGAGAAAAAATCGATGACTCTATGCAAAAAGCTGGCGATGCGGCGAAGGATTTAGTGGGCAAGTGA
- a CDS encoding tetratricopeptide repeat protein: protein MNKILTVSTLAAIFFSGWIAAPALALSDRDQAQAHYHQGDDLIDGGKFEEAVKEFKESIRLNPNHFESHNNLGFVYSQMGRYWEAVNEYRQGVRIRPDNAVVQNNLGFMYNKLGLYEDAIQHLKESILLDPEYAVAYNNLGWTYNQQGNFKEGILVLEEAIRLAPEHADAHNNLGWAYNAENQYEQAVPILEKSIRLNPESAYSHNNLGWAYIGLQRYKEAVSSFKETIRLNPKLELPYSNLAQLYDQMEEGKNAIFYAEKWEKVAIENGNITQLRKATELSVKLQKKYKDTVDELVRSPAELSR, encoded by the coding sequence ATGAATAAAATTTTAACGGTTTCCACCCTGGCGGCAATTTTCTTCAGCGGATGGATCGCCGCCCCTGCCCTGGCGTTGTCAGACAGAGACCAGGCTCAAGCCCATTACCATCAGGGCGATGACTTGATCGATGGCGGAAAGTTTGAAGAGGCCGTTAAAGAATTCAAGGAATCCATCCGGCTCAACCCCAACCATTTTGAATCTCACAACAACCTGGGCTTTGTGTATTCCCAGATGGGACGCTATTGGGAAGCCGTCAACGAATACCGGCAAGGCGTTCGCATCCGGCCTGACAACGCCGTCGTCCAAAACAACCTGGGTTTCATGTACAACAAACTGGGTCTTTATGAAGATGCTATTCAGCACCTCAAGGAATCAATCCTTCTGGACCCTGAATATGCAGTGGCCTATAACAACCTGGGCTGGACTTATAATCAACAAGGTAATTTTAAGGAAGGGATTTTGGTTCTTGAAGAAGCCATCCGCCTGGCCCCCGAACATGCTGACGCCCACAACAATCTGGGCTGGGCCTATAATGCTGAAAATCAATATGAGCAAGCCGTTCCCATCCTCGAGAAATCCATCCGCCTGAACCCTGAATCGGCTTATTCCCATAACAATCTCGGCTGGGCCTATATCGGCCTGCAACGTTATAAGGAAGCGGTCTCCTCCTTTAAGGAGACCATCCGTTTGAATCCTAAACTGGAGCTTCCTTACAGCAACCTCGCCCAGCTTTACGATCAAATGGAAGAAGGAAAAAATGCCATCTTCTATGCGGAAAAATGGGAAAAGGTTGCGATCGAAAACGGGAACATAACACAGCTCAGAAAAGCCACCGAACTTTCCGTCAAACTTCAGAAAAAATATAAAGACACTGTAGATGAGTTGGTACGATCCCCAGCAGAGTTATCCAGGTAA